Proteins from a genomic interval of Coccinella septempunctata chromosome 2, icCocSept1.1, whole genome shotgun sequence:
- the LOC123307359 gene encoding RNA transcription, translation and transport factor protein: protein MANKYLKALEYPGVDSINIKDETTFRRIVVWLERNKIKQAGSETVNALSNLKSNEWRKAYEKYRLFLGCPNTLTTDEECLNWLAGYAIHEQYSQKKNVYNKHAVQEDVKPLKNVPNVTTENPLDKLDFQSNEFMEGINKIAKMLYITPHPDPTITLKAVRHIITERFTSVALQNPEKFIVKGTPFPLHDADLGIDLGDPVLKHAAKILRMLYIQDLRNLQTRANELIVKAQNVTANPKTDTKLGKVGF, encoded by the exons atggcaaataaatatttgaaagctTTAGAATATCCTGGTGTAGATTCTATCAACATCAAAG atgAAACAACTTTTAGGAGGATAGTTGTTTGGCTCGAAAGGAACAAAATTAAACAAGCTGGGTCTGAAACTGTTAACGCATTGAGCAACCTCAAATCTAATGAATGGAGAAAAGCATATGAAAAGTATCGGTTATTCCTAGGATGTCCTAATACACTTACCACAGATGAAGAATGTCTCAATTGGCTTGCTGGCTATGCAATTCATGAACAGTATAGTCAAAAGA AGAATGTTTATAACAAACATGCTGTACAGGAGGATGTAAAACCATTGAAGAATGTTCCTAATGTCACTACAGAGAATCCGCTGGATAAATTGGATT TTCAAAGCAACGAATTTATGGAAGGAATTAATAAAATTGCCAAAATGTTGTATATCACTCCACACCCGGATCCTACTATTACACTGAAAGCTGTACGACACATTATCACAGAGAGGTTCACTAGTGTTGCTTTGCAAAATCCGGAAAAGTTCATAGTTAAG GGTACACCATTTCCACTCCATGATGCAGATCTTGGAATAGATTTGGGAGATCCTGTGTTGAAGCACGCAGCAAAAATATTAAGGATGTTGTACATTCAAGACTTGAGGAACCTTCAAACTAGAGCTAATGAATTAATTGTAAAGGCTCAGAATGTTACCGCTAATCCTAAAACGGACACAAAGTTGGGAAAAGTTGGTTTTTGA